Genomic window (Rossellomorea aquimaris):
GAGCGAATTAGATAAGACGGGTAGGGTGAATATTCCTGCTACACTTGTGAATTATGCACAATTAGATAAAGAATGCATTATTTTAGGAGTTTCCAATCGAATTGAGATTTGGAGTAAATCATTATGGGAAGACTATTTCACACAGTCTGAAGATTCATTTGCTGAGCTTGCAGAGAATATGGTAGGGTTTGATATTTAATCCTCCACAAAACGTTCGATTGGAAAGGTGAATACAACATGTTTAAACATACAACTGTATTATTAAAAGAAACGGTGGATGGCCTGATTATTAAAGAAGATGGAGTCTATGTAGATTGTACTCTGGGTGGAGCAGGACATAGTGAGTATCTTGTGAGCCAGTTATCACCGGAAGGGCATCTATATTGCTTCGACCAGGATGAAACAGCCATCAACCACGCAAAAGAAAAGCTTTCATCCTACCAGGATAGAGTTACATTCGTTCAATCTAATTTCCGAAATCTAAAGGAAGAACTTGAACAACTGGGAGTACATAGTGTGGATGGGATTCTATACGACCTGGGTGTGTCATCGCCTCAACTGGATACTCCGGAAAGAGGATTCAGTTATCACCATGATGCTCCTCTCGATATGAGAATGGACTTGCAAGGTGAAGTAACTGCTTACGATGTGGTTAATCATTGGTCGTTTGAAGATTTGGTTCGTATTTTTTATCGATATGGAGAAGAAAAGTTCTCTAAGCAAATTGCGAGAAAAATTGAAGCGGCACGTGATATTAAGGCGATTGAAACAACGGGTGAACTTGTGGATCTCATTAAGGATGGCATTCCTGCACCTGCAAGACGAAAAG
Coding sequences:
- the rsmH gene encoding 16S rRNA (cytosine(1402)-N(4))-methyltransferase RsmH, whose protein sequence is MFKHTTVLLKETVDGLIIKEDGVYVDCTLGGAGHSEYLVSQLSPEGHLYCFDQDETAINHAKEKLSSYQDRVTFVQSNFRNLKEELEQLGVHSVDGILYDLGVSSPQLDTPERGFSYHHDAPLDMRMDLQGEVTAYDVVNHWSFEDLVRIFYRYGEEKFSKQIARKIEAARDIKAIETTGELVDLIKDGIPAPARRKGGHPAKRVFQAIRIAVNDELGAFEDSLEQAIELLHKGGRVSVITFHSLEDRICKTMFKEKASGPDLPPGLPIIPEGYEAELKLVTRKPILPSDDELEENNRARSAKLRIAEKNI